The proteins below come from a single Acaryochloris sp. CCMEE 5410 genomic window:
- a CDS encoding photosystem II manganese-stabilizing polypeptide: protein MRFRTLIVTFLAVCLGVFSVNAKALAVVPSSMTYDQVKGTGLADSCPTLPTGTGDTISVGGSAYITDLCFQPTSFFVKEEPKNPRQEAEFVPASVMTRKTTTLEQIEGPLSADGGGLTFKEKDGMDFQAITVQISGRERVPMLFTVKELLASASGSTIADGTSFSGEYAVPSYRTSGFLDPKGRGVATGYDNAVALPASADADKLNRANAKRFDLTKGSISMDVASVDSETGEFGGTFESEQFSDSDLGAIDPLEVKVRGIFYGRVN from the coding sequence ATGAGATTTCGCACTTTAATCGTTACTTTTTTAGCGGTCTGTCTGGGGGTTTTCTCAGTCAACGCCAAAGCTTTGGCAGTTGTACCCAGCTCTATGACCTACGACCAGGTAAAAGGCACTGGTCTGGCTGATAGCTGCCCAACCCTTCCTACAGGCACCGGTGACACCATATCAGTCGGAGGCTCTGCCTACATTACAGATTTGTGTTTCCAACCCACTTCTTTCTTCGTGAAAGAAGAGCCTAAGAACCCTCGCCAAGAGGCCGAATTCGTGCCTGCGAGCGTTATGACTCGGAAAACAACAACCCTTGAGCAGATTGAAGGTCCTTTATCTGCTGATGGCGGCGGTTTAACCTTCAAAGAAAAAGACGGTATGGATTTCCAAGCTATTACCGTACAAATTTCTGGCCGTGAACGGGTACCCATGCTGTTCACCGTCAAGGAGCTTCTAGCTTCTGCTTCTGGTAGCACCATCGCTGATGGAACTAGCTTCTCTGGAGAGTATGCTGTTCCTTCTTATCGAACTTCAGGTTTCTTGGATCCCAAAGGTCGGGGTGTTGCCACAGGTTATGACAATGCTGTCGCACTACCTGCTTCTGCAGACGCTGACAAGCTAAACCGAGCCAATGCCAAGCGCTTTGACCTCACCAAAGGTAGTATCTCCATGGATGTTGCTTCTGTTGATAGCGAAACTGGAGAATTTGGTGGCACCTTCGAAAGCGAACAGTTTTCAGATAGTGACTTAGGTGCTATTGACCCCTTAGAAGTGAAAGTCCGTGGAATTTTCTATGGTCGTGTCAACTAA
- a CDS encoding RNA polymerase sigma factor SigF, translating into MTATLTNNLKSESLELLQQYQQSSCTELRNRLVQMNLGLVRREAHRWVGHSTESFDDLMQVGSLGLIRAIERFDPFKGHAFSSFAVPYIRGEIQHYLRDKSPQVRIPRKWHELQRQAINVTREMRDELQRQPTDVEVAAALDICQKEWQEVKLASCNRSVLSLDAPVHNSEQESMSLGELLPDRHYHSFQLAQEDQIRLRQALSKLEKRTSDVLEFVFFHDLTQKETAEVLGISAVTVSRQVKKGLVALRQMLKGSEETAEKTV; encoded by the coding sequence ATGACCGCAACTCTTACTAATAATCTTAAAAGTGAAAGCTTGGAGTTATTGCAGCAGTATCAACAGTCCTCATGCACTGAGTTGCGAAATCGCCTCGTTCAGATGAATTTGGGATTAGTTAGAAGGGAGGCTCATCGATGGGTAGGCCATTCCACTGAAAGTTTTGATGATTTAATGCAGGTAGGTTCCCTCGGGTTAATTCGAGCCATCGAACGGTTCGATCCCTTTAAGGGCCATGCCTTTAGTTCCTTTGCAGTTCCCTATATCCGAGGAGAGATTCAACATTATCTGCGAGATAAAAGTCCTCAAGTTCGGATCCCTCGCAAATGGCACGAACTTCAACGGCAGGCCATTAACGTGACCCGGGAAATGAGGGATGAATTACAACGGCAACCTACAGACGTTGAGGTGGCTGCAGCCTTAGATATTTGCCAAAAGGAATGGCAAGAAGTAAAGCTGGCATCTTGCAATCGCTCAGTTTTGAGCCTTGATGCTCCAGTTCATAATTCTGAGCAAGAATCCATGTCTTTGGGTGAGCTGCTGCCCGATCGCCACTATCACAGTTTTCAGCTCGCTCAAGAAGATCAAATTCGATTACGCCAAGCCTTATCTAAGTTAGAAAAGCGAACTTCGGATGTCCTAGAGTTTGTCTTTTTCCATGACTTAACTCAAAAGGAAACAGCTGAAGTTTTGGGTATCAGTGCGGTGACGGTCTCTCGTCAAGTCAAGAAAGGATTAGTTGCTCTCCGCCAAATGTTAAAAGGCTCTGAAGAGACAGCAGAGAAAACCGTTTAG
- the fmt gene encoding methionyl-tRNA formyltransferase, protein MKLIYWGTPQFAVPSLRRLLQAPEIEVLGVVTQPDKRRGRGSKVSPSPVKTVAMDAGLPIWQSHNIKKDQEILAELRSQGADAFVVVAYGQLLSPEILAMPRLGCINSHGSLLPKYRGAAPIQWGLYHGETRAGITTMLMDEGMDTGDMLLTTSIEIGLLENTLDVAIRLADLSGDLLIDTLNQLDQQTLTPTPQSSDQATYAPLIQKSDFVLDWSRSAIALHNQIRGFSPNCVTQFRESGLKIMATAPLGETYAADLPEELAALTPVIPPSDASPGRIVYIAPQQGPVIQTGEGLLLLRSLQLAGKRRQSGGDFANGLRLSVGEQLGEAAA, encoded by the coding sequence ATTAAGCTTATTTATTGGGGAACCCCGCAGTTCGCCGTTCCTAGTTTAAGACGTCTGCTCCAAGCACCTGAGATAGAGGTGTTAGGGGTGGTGACTCAGCCGGATAAACGGCGAGGTAGAGGAAGCAAAGTGTCTCCATCTCCCGTGAAAACGGTTGCCATGGACGCAGGATTGCCGATTTGGCAATCTCATAATATTAAAAAAGATCAAGAGATTTTGGCAGAGTTGAGATCGCAAGGGGCGGACGCTTTTGTTGTGGTCGCCTATGGTCAACTTCTATCCCCAGAGATCCTGGCTATGCCCCGCTTAGGCTGCATTAATAGCCATGGCTCCTTACTTCCCAAATATCGGGGGGCGGCCCCTATTCAGTGGGGGCTCTATCATGGTGAAACCCGAGCAGGTATCACCACCATGCTGATGGATGAAGGCATGGATACTGGCGATATGCTGCTGACCACAAGTATTGAGATTGGTCTACTGGAAAATACCCTGGATGTGGCGATTCGCTTGGCTGATTTGTCTGGTGATCTGTTGATAGACACCCTGAACCAGCTAGATCAACAAACCCTAACGCCTACCCCTCAAAGTTCTGACCAGGCCACCTATGCGCCCTTGATTCAGAAATCTGATTTTGTATTAGATTGGTCTCGATCTGCGATCGCACTACACAATCAGATTCGAGGATTTTCACCTAACTGTGTTACTCAATTTCGAGAATCTGGCCTTAAAATCATGGCCACAGCCCCTCTAGGGGAAACCTATGCAGCTGATCTACCCGAGGAGTTAGCCGCTCTCACTCCGGTCATCCCCCCTTCAGATGCATCTCCCGGTCGCATCGTTTATATTGCACCTCAGCAAGGTCCAGTCATACAAACGGGTGAAGGGTTATTGCTATTGCGATCCTTGCAACTGGCCGGTAAACGTCGTCAGTCGGGGGGAGACTTTGCCAATGGATTAAGGCTCTCGGTAGGGGAACAATTGGGAGAAGCGGCAGCCTGA
- a CDS encoding alpha/beta hydrolase gives MQSSAQKYRLDWKLQILNALLNRSQPIELLSPEALRQRNETSRPAVIDWLKHGRKRKLPKVRNQWVTGRHGNIPIRLYYPSLNSPLPCVVFFHGGGWVTGNLDTHDAFCRQIAYQSGALILSVAYRLAPEFPYPTPLEDCYDATQWAAQNAEHLGVDPQKLMVMGDSAGGNLAAAVCLMARDLEGPHLQKQILLYPALDGTLNHPSMDQYADAPVLKKTAMEIFINQYANSPADIQSPYFSPLLAKSLNHLPPALVITAAYDPLRDEGQAYAQRLQQAGIPTQLTDYPGMVHGFLSFPRFCSGAKLAWAEISQYLQAAASPNCSPTESLNPLAKSPPD, from the coding sequence ATGCAGTCTTCAGCGCAGAAGTATCGATTGGACTGGAAACTCCAGATTCTGAATGCGTTATTAAACCGTTCTCAGCCGATTGAGCTGTTAAGCCCTGAAGCACTGCGCCAGCGGAATGAAACATCGCGCCCGGCTGTCATTGATTGGCTCAAGCATGGGCGCAAACGCAAATTACCCAAAGTTCGCAATCAGTGGGTGACGGGTCGCCATGGCAATATCCCCATTCGACTTTATTACCCCAGCTTGAACTCCCCTCTTCCCTGCGTTGTTTTCTTTCATGGTGGAGGTTGGGTAACGGGGAACCTGGACACCCATGATGCCTTCTGTCGGCAGATTGCCTATCAAAGTGGGGCTTTGATCCTGTCGGTGGCCTATCGACTAGCTCCTGAATTTCCCTATCCCACCCCTCTAGAAGATTGCTATGATGCAACCCAGTGGGCAGCTCAAAATGCTGAGCATTTAGGGGTTGATCCTCAAAAACTCATGGTTATGGGAGATAGTGCGGGAGGCAACCTGGCTGCAGCCGTCTGTCTAATGGCTCGCGATTTAGAGGGTCCCCACCTCCAAAAACAGATTTTGCTCTATCCTGCGTTGGATGGCACTCTCAACCATCCTTCCATGGATCAGTATGCGGATGCCCCCGTTCTCAAGAAAACTGCCATGGAGATCTTCATCAATCAATATGCCAATTCGCCTGCAGATATTCAGTCCCCCTATTTTTCGCCATTGTTAGCTAAGTCCTTGAATCACTTACCGCCTGCCCTGGTAATTACGGCGGCCTATGATCCCTTACGCGATGAAGGCCAAGCCTATGCTCAGCGCTTACAGCAGGCTGGTATTCCCACCCAATTGACGGACTATCCAGGCATGGTCCATGGTTTTCTGAGTTTTCCTCGATTCTGTAGTGGTGCAAAGCTAGCCTGGGCTGAAATTTCTCAATATCTTCAGGCTGCCGCTTCTCCCAATTGTTCCCCTACCGAGAGCCTTAATCCATTGGCAAAGTCTCCCCCCGACTGA
- a CDS encoding EAL domain-containing protein, translated as MEQLERWKKIRFPLHRTLPLRFILIVLFVLQLLVSVGLVGYLSLRNGEEAIEDLANQLMSETGDRISERLNIYLLTPHQVNQLNKDALDMGQLQLNDLQSMERHFWRQSQVFELISYIQFGNSQGEFVGLAVNDDGTLTYQVTEETGALQTYSIDTKGDRKQYLKTSPNFDARQRPWYIVPQQADKPAWTEIYPWVSPPTLAITLGQPYYDAQGKFQGILATDLSLAQISDFLKELSLCDSGRTFILERSGDIVATSSNELPFVWRNHKPGRLMAAHSEDGIVQATATYLAKQAGGLQQINARRQIQFSIEGQRYFLQVTPLQDQHGLDWLSVLVIPESSFMAQIDANTRTTLLLCFLALGCAIYLGVCTASWIARPILRFSQASQAMSSGQFDQMVAVKGFKEIGVLQRSFNRMAEKLQATFSDLEAANLALKKEVVERQRAEEQFKHLALHDPLTGFPNRAFFMEQLERAVKQTQRHSKYLFAVLFIDLDRFKIVNDSLGHEVGDQLLGAIAHQLHSLVRATDIVARLGGDEFVILLEPIEEVNDAVRVADRIVQELSAPIDLSNRQVFISASVGIALSSPDYSQATDILRDADIAMYRAKNRGKACFEIFNERMYTQALDRLQLENDLRQALDDQQLQVFYQPIVNIQIGKLSGFEALGRWPHPQRGFIPPTEFIPIAEETGLIIPLGEWILQSACQQMATWLQTYPSAVNYTISVNMSIKQLKDPNLLKKVDRALEQSGLNRHQLSLELTESILMENVIELKVILNQLKERGIQLSIDDFGTGYSSLSYLHLFPFNTIKIDQSFITRIGAQGENQEIIETIINLASQLNMDAISEGVESKQQLNYLKKLLCQKAQGHYFSQPLSSDAAEVFILNNPQLIQVH; from the coding sequence ATGGAACAGTTAGAACGCTGGAAAAAGATTCGTTTTCCACTCCATCGAACGTTACCGTTACGTTTTATTCTGATTGTTTTATTCGTTCTGCAATTACTGGTTTCTGTGGGTCTGGTGGGCTACTTGTCCTTGCGTAATGGCGAAGAGGCGATAGAAGACTTAGCCAATCAGTTGATGTCAGAAACGGGAGATCGGATTTCAGAGCGACTCAATATTTATCTATTGACCCCTCATCAAGTCAATCAACTCAATAAAGATGCCTTAGATATGGGGCAGCTCCAACTCAATGATCTCCAGAGTATGGAACGCCATTTTTGGCGTCAGAGCCAAGTGTTTGAGTTGATTAGCTACATTCAATTTGGCAATTCGCAAGGGGAGTTTGTAGGCTTAGCGGTCAACGATGATGGGACGCTCACCTATCAGGTGACAGAAGAAACGGGAGCACTGCAGACCTACAGTATTGATACAAAAGGCGATCGCAAACAGTATCTTAAAACCTCTCCTAACTTTGATGCTCGTCAGCGTCCCTGGTACATTGTGCCTCAACAGGCTGACAAACCGGCCTGGACAGAGATCTATCCCTGGGTCAGCCCGCCCACCTTAGCTATCACCCTGGGTCAGCCCTATTATGATGCTCAGGGAAAATTCCAGGGCATTTTAGCGACGGATCTCTCTCTGGCCCAAATTAGCGATTTCCTCAAAGAGTTGAGTCTGTGTGACTCAGGTCGGACATTTATTCTGGAACGCTCCGGTGATATTGTTGCGACTTCCTCCAATGAGCTGCCGTTTGTCTGGCGCAATCATAAGCCCGGCCGGCTGATGGCAGCCCATAGTGAAGATGGGATTGTCCAAGCTACTGCGACTTATTTAGCAAAGCAAGCGGGAGGGCTTCAGCAAATTAATGCTAGACGCCAAATCCAATTTTCGATTGAGGGGCAGCGATATTTCCTGCAGGTGACCCCGTTACAGGATCAGCATGGGTTAGATTGGCTCAGCGTATTGGTGATTCCCGAATCCAGCTTTATGGCTCAGATCGATGCCAATACCCGAACCACCCTGTTGCTTTGTTTCCTGGCGCTGGGGTGTGCCATCTATTTGGGGGTATGTACCGCCAGTTGGATTGCCAGACCAATTCTCCGTTTTAGTCAAGCGAGTCAAGCCATGTCCTCGGGGCAATTTGATCAAATGGTAGCCGTCAAAGGATTTAAGGAAATTGGGGTTCTTCAGCGTTCCTTTAACCGTATGGCGGAGAAACTACAGGCCACTTTTTCTGATTTGGAAGCGGCCAATCTAGCTTTAAAGAAAGAGGTAGTAGAGCGACAACGGGCAGAAGAACAGTTTAAGCATCTCGCCCTTCACGATCCGTTGACGGGGTTTCCCAATCGCGCTTTTTTTATGGAGCAATTGGAACGCGCGGTGAAGCAGACCCAGCGTCATTCCAAATATTTATTTGCCGTACTGTTTATTGATTTAGATCGGTTCAAGATCGTCAATGATAGTCTGGGCCATGAAGTGGGCGATCAGTTATTGGGTGCGATCGCACATCAGCTTCATTCCCTAGTAAGAGCCACTGATATTGTGGCTCGATTAGGTGGAGATGAGTTTGTTATTCTTCTCGAACCCATTGAGGAAGTCAACGATGCCGTGCGAGTAGCAGATCGGATTGTGCAAGAGTTGAGCGCTCCGATTGACTTGAGTAATCGTCAGGTCTTTATTTCAGCCAGCGTGGGCATTGCCCTCAGTTCGCCGGACTACAGTCAGGCCACAGATATTCTCAGGGATGCGGATATTGCCATGTATCGGGCAAAAAATAGAGGAAAAGCTTGCTTTGAAATCTTTAATGAGCGGATGTATACGCAAGCCTTAGATCGACTGCAACTCGAAAATGATTTGCGACAAGCCTTAGACGATCAACAGCTCCAGGTGTTTTATCAGCCTATTGTCAATATCCAGATAGGCAAATTATCGGGGTTTGAAGCTTTAGGACGCTGGCCTCATCCCCAACGGGGATTTATTCCACCAACAGAATTTATACCCATTGCCGAGGAAACGGGCTTAATTATCCCGTTAGGGGAATGGATTTTGCAATCAGCGTGTCAACAGATGGCAACTTGGCTACAAACCTATCCATCGGCAGTGAACTACACCATCAGTGTAAACATGTCGATCAAGCAGCTTAAAGATCCAAACCTGCTGAAGAAGGTTGATAGAGCCTTAGAGCAATCGGGATTAAACCGTCACCAATTGTCTTTAGAGTTGACTGAAAGCATCTTGATGGAGAATGTGATTGAATTAAAAGTAATTTTAAATCAATTAAAAGAAAGAGGCATTCAACTGAGTATTGATGATTTTGGTACCGGCTATTCCAGTCTGAGTTATCTTCATTTATTTCCCTTCAATACCATCAAGATTGATCAGTCTTTTATTACTCGCATTGGTGCCCAAGGAGAAAATCAAGAAATTATTGAAACCATCATTAATTTAGCCAGTCAATTAAATATGGATGCCATCTCTGAGGGCGTAGAATCCAAACAGCAACTCAATTACTTAAAGAAGCTATTGTGTCAGAAAGCTCAAGGGCACTATTTCTCCCAACCTCTGTCTAGTGACGCTGCTGAAGTCTTTATCCTCAACAATCCTCAACTGATTCAAGTCCATTAA
- a CDS encoding GNAT family N-acetyltransferase has protein sequence MDVQILALDDPRWLQVLDGIRHDVYHLPAYVSIESKRLKSPAEAIVVQDKNKILFLPYLLRSCQDVCPDHLKDKEILDIISPYGYSGIALSPEAIGDPIFIQSSLQESIKAFKDKNICSAFFRLHPILSSRYIEHLDSPRATPDGVTVSVDLLQPESKIWAHTRKGHQSTINKCKRLGLQARIVPYAESIEVFTSIYTETMNRVAATQSYYFNQDYLENLLNLGDKLHCCIVENTDQIVAASLFFECCGIVQAHLGGTLTAFMTQSPFSLLLHHMRLWAKEQGNEFLHLGGGVGGSQEDRLFKFKSGFSRQQHDFYTLRLIVNPEVYAELLQHRAQAIDVPVEQLQQSTFFPAYRTAS, from the coding sequence ATGGATGTGCAGATACTTGCATTAGATGATCCTCGCTGGCTCCAAGTTCTTGATGGTATTCGGCATGATGTTTATCACTTGCCTGCTTACGTTTCCATTGAATCCAAACGTTTAAAGTCTCCTGCAGAAGCGATTGTGGTTCAAGACAAAAACAAGATACTTTTTTTGCCTTACTTACTTCGCTCCTGCCAAGATGTTTGCCCTGACCACCTAAAAGATAAAGAGATACTCGATATTATTTCTCCCTATGGTTATTCGGGAATCGCCTTGAGTCCAGAAGCAATTGGAGACCCAATATTTATCCAATCATCACTCCAAGAGAGCATAAAAGCCTTCAAAGATAAAAACATTTGTTCAGCCTTCTTTCGGCTTCACCCGATTTTAAGCTCCCGGTATATTGAGCATCTTGATTCCCCTAGGGCGACTCCAGACGGTGTAACCGTTTCAGTTGATTTATTGCAACCAGAATCAAAGATTTGGGCTCACACCAGAAAAGGGCATCAAAGCACTATTAACAAGTGCAAACGACTGGGACTGCAAGCCAGAATCGTCCCTTACGCTGAGAGTATTGAGGTCTTTACGTCTATTTATACCGAGACAATGAATCGGGTTGCAGCTACTCAATCCTATTACTTTAATCAAGACTATTTGGAAAACTTGCTCAATTTAGGTGACAAGCTACACTGCTGCATCGTCGAAAATACTGATCAAATTGTTGCCGCTAGCTTATTCTTTGAATGTTGTGGCATTGTTCAAGCCCACCTCGGTGGAACCCTTACGGCGTTTATGACCCAGTCTCCCTTTAGCTTATTGCTTCATCATATGCGTCTCTGGGCAAAGGAGCAGGGAAATGAATTTCTACACCTAGGTGGAGGGGTGGGCGGATCGCAAGAGGATCGGTTATTTAAATTTAAGTCGGGCTTTTCTAGGCAGCAGCATGATTTTTACACCCTCAGGTTGATCGTCAATCCTGAAGTCTATGCTGAATTGCTTCAACATCGGGCCCAAGCTATAGATGTACCTGTTGAGCAATTACAGCAATCCACCTTTTTCCCGGCTTATCGGACAGCCTCCTAA
- a CDS encoding GNAT family N-acetyltransferase has product MKSKVLDWRDPLWSDLLTHLSHDIYHLPEYLYCEALRTQSIPEAILITEGHKACLIPYLRRSCNFIPTAPANIYDITSPNGYSGFLLNPAALEDSVFGSHAWEQFLNLGKEQGICSAFLRLHPSLNTTHPQGINNILVKKVGHTVSINLELSESDLWSHTHKSQRNKINRGKRLGLVAKVKPFSEYINEFCNIYEATMQRVEAETSFFSFNRDYFYLLQKHLGHKLFVCVVEYQDKIISAGLYSECSGIVQGLLGGTTPEGLKLSPTSLEFYQTSLWAKQRGNTILHLGGGVGCSEDGLYQYKANFSKQRHEFYTASIIIEPLQYKLLLESYSKAHNIDLDHLNSIQFFPAYRYRPNPSEF; this is encoded by the coding sequence ATGAAAAGCAAAGTATTGGATTGGCGCGATCCCTTATGGTCAGACCTGCTGACTCACCTGTCTCACGACATTTACCACTTACCTGAATATCTGTATTGTGAGGCCCTGAGAACCCAAAGCATTCCTGAAGCAATCCTAATTACAGAAGGGCACAAAGCCTGTCTAATTCCCTATTTACGGCGGTCTTGCAATTTCATTCCAACCGCACCCGCTAACATTTATGACATCACCTCCCCCAATGGGTATTCAGGATTTTTACTTAATCCAGCAGCCTTAGAAGATTCAGTATTTGGCTCCCATGCTTGGGAGCAATTTCTTAACTTAGGGAAAGAACAGGGAATTTGCTCAGCGTTTCTTCGTCTTCACCCTAGTCTTAATACCACTCATCCCCAAGGGATAAATAATATCCTCGTCAAGAAAGTGGGGCATACGGTCTCCATTAACTTAGAGCTTTCAGAATCAGATCTCTGGAGTCATACCCATAAAAGTCAGAGAAACAAAATTAACCGAGGGAAACGACTGGGGTTAGTGGCAAAGGTCAAGCCATTTTCTGAATACATCAATGAATTCTGCAACATCTATGAAGCTACGATGCAGCGGGTTGAAGCTGAGACCAGCTTTTTCTCATTTAATCGAGATTACTTCTACCTACTCCAAAAGCATCTTGGCCATAAACTATTTGTCTGTGTTGTTGAATATCAAGATAAAATTATTTCTGCTGGACTCTATTCTGAATGTTCGGGTATTGTTCAAGGACTATTGGGAGGAACAACCCCTGAAGGGCTAAAACTTTCTCCCACTAGTCTAGAGTTTTACCAAACGAGTCTATGGGCAAAGCAGCGGGGGAATACAATCCTTCATTTAGGTGGTGGAGTCGGTTGTTCTGAAGATGGTCTTTATCAATACAAAGCAAACTTTTCGAAACAAAGGCATGAGTTTTATACCGCCTCTATCATTATTGAGCCGCTACAATATAAACTGCTCCTTGAATCCTATTCAAAAGCGCATAACATTGATCTTGACCATCTAAACTCTATTCAGTTTTTCCCAGCTTACCGATATAGACCCAATCCCAGTGAGTTTTAG